The sequence TGTCCTTGTCAAAACCCTTGCTTCTTAAATCACTGACTGCTCTTTCGGCGGAATCACGGTCGTTGAAAGTACTGATTACTGTTTTGGTCATTTAAGTTTAAACCTCCTTTTTACACATTATTTAGCAATTCTTTTATAGATTTCCACCGCACAGGCTTCCTAATACTAGTAAATATTTACAGTAAGTACTCTGAAAATAAATTTGCAATAGGGAGGTCAACAAACCCGACAGAGGAAACCCAAAAGAGGGGGAAACCCAAAAGCAACCCAACAGAGGGACGTCCCTCTGTTGGAGCACGCAGGCAGTTGACCTCCCTATTGCAGAGGGTAATGTTTTTTTTCTTCACATTTAAAGAGCTTTTGTTATAATAGTATTTGTTGTTTTGCTTTGCTAAAATCTACTAGGAGGAATGTTGCAAATGCTGCCCACCCCCCGTAAATATTTCTTAACCGCCGCCGGAGCGGAGGGAAAAGACATCCTGACAGCTTTCGATAAAGCCCTTTTAAATGCGGGCATCGGAAATATAAATCTGCTCCGGGTAAGCAGTATTCTGCCGCCGGGCGCGGAATACGACGACACTATTTTTATTCCCGCCGGTTCGCTGGTGCCGACCGCCTACGGGTATACGATCAGCCAGAATCCGGGTGAGCGGATCGCCGCAGCCATAGGTGTGGGCTTCGCTTCCACTTCTTTTGGCGTGATTATGGAATTTGCCGGGATCTGCTCGGAAGAGGAGGCCCGGAATAAAATCAGGGACATGCTGACCGAGGCAATGATTAACCGGGGAGTGGAAATTGTCGATATGAGAATTGTTTCCGTTGAGCATACTGTTGAAAGAATCGGCTGCATCCTGGCTGCAGCCCCAATGTGGTATTAATTTTAAAAAGGGAAGGTCCAACAATGAATCAGTGGTTTACCGAGCTTCAGACTCCGGACATGGCTATAAGCTGCCGGACCTCAAAACTTCTCCATCATGAAAAAACACCGTTTCAGGAACTGGCCATTTACGACACGATCCAGTTCGGGCGGATGCTGACTTTGGACGACGTTATCCAGACTACAATCAAAGACGAGTTTGTTTATCACGAAATGATCACCCATGTGGGCCTGAACACTCACCCCTGCCCCCTGCGCGTCCTGGTCATCGGCGGCGGGGACGGCGGCTCGATCCGGGAAATCCTCAAACACAGCCAGGTGGAAAAAGCGACCCTGGTGGAGATTGACGGCCGGGTGATTGAGACTTCCAAAATGTATCTGCCGGAGATAAGCTGCAGCCTTGAGGATCCCCGCCTGGAGATTATCGTGGACGACGGCATTGAACATGTCAGGCAGAATAAGAATACTTACGATATGGTCATCGTTGACTCCACGGACCCTGTCGGGCCGGCGGAAGGACTGTTCGCCCTCGATTTTTACCGGAACATTTCCGAATCCCTGACCGGGGAAGGCCTTTTTGTGGCCCAGACCGAATCGCCTTTTTTCAACAGCGATTTGATCAGGAACGTGTTTAAAAGTATTTCGTCTGTCTTTCCTGTGGTCAGGCTTTACCTGGCTTGCGTGCCCACTTATCCCGGGGGCATGTGGTCTTTTACGATGGGCAGCAAAAAATACGACCCCCTGAAAGCGGAACCGGTAAGCCTGCCGGATTGCCGCTACTACAGCCCGGAGCTGCATAAGGCCGCCTTCAAGCTGCCTCCCTTTGTTGCGGAGCTGGTCAAAAGCTGAGGTGGGAAATGTTTAAAAGAACCGCCAGTTTTATGAGAAGCGCCGAAGACCTGTTTTCAGCCGGCGCGGTTATTCTGGGAGCGCCGCTGGATCTGACGACCACCTTCAGGTCGGGAACGCGCCTCGGTCCGGAATCGATCAGGCAGGTCAGCGAAAGCTTGGAAGAATACAGCCCCGGCTTGGACCGCGACCTCTCCGACTATAAATACTACGACACCGGAGATGTCATACTGCCGCAGGGTTTGCTGGAAGAAAGCCTTAAGCGCATAAAAAGCGCCGCCGGGACCTTCCTGCGCTCTAAGAAATTCCTGCTCACGCTGGGCGGCGAGCACCTGATAAGCCTGCCCGTGATTGAAGCGGCTCATCAAATCTACCCCGGACTGGCCGTGCTTCATTTTGACGCTCACGCTGATTTCAGGGATGAATACCTGGGGGTAAGGCTTTCCCACGCTACGGTAATGCGGCGGGTGGCGGAAGTGGTTGGAGGCGGCAGTGTTTTCCAGCTGGGCATCCGCTCCGGCAGCCGGCAGGAAATGAAGAACGCACGCAGCCAGACCAATTTTTATGACGGGGAGATAATTCCAGCTTTAAAAGAAATAATACCGGCTGTCAGTCAACGTCCGGTATATGTAACCCTGGATATTGATGTTATCGACCCGGCTTACGCCCCGGGAACAGGGGCGCCTGAGCCATGCGGCTGTACGCCCGGGGAAATAATCCAGGCTCTTTACCTGTTAAAAGACATGCATGTCGTGGGTATGGACCTGGTCGAAGTAAGCCCTGCCTGCGATCCCTCCTGGCGAACTTCCATCCTGGCGGCCAAGCTCGTCCGCGAAGCGATCCTTCTATTTACCACCTAGTCCTTCTCCTGCTGGCAGATGTGGAAATGATTGTGCCCAAGCCTTATTAGATGTTTCTTACCGCATTCGGGACAGACGATACTCTGCTCGTCACTATACCGCAGTTCACCAATCAAGCGTTTGCAGCATGTAATTTCCACGCTGATGACCCCGCCGTTCGGCGAAAAGTTTACCCGGTAGTCAACAGGATACTTTTTTGACAATTGCTATCCCTCCAGGTCATGCTTTGTTTAAT comes from Desulfotomaculum sp. and encodes:
- a CDS encoding arginine decarboxylase, pyruvoyl-dependent produces the protein MLPTPRKYFLTAAGAEGKDILTAFDKALLNAGIGNINLLRVSSILPPGAEYDDTIFIPAGSLVPTAYGYTISQNPGERIAAAIGVGFASTSFGVIMEFAGICSEEEARNKIRDMLTEAMINRGVEIVDMRIVSVEHTVERIGCILAAAPMWY
- a CDS encoding spermidine synthase (catalyzes the formation of spermidine from putrescine and S-adenosylmethioninamine), yielding MNQWFTELQTPDMAISCRTSKLLHHEKTPFQELAIYDTIQFGRMLTLDDVIQTTIKDEFVYHEMITHVGLNTHPCPLRVLVIGGGDGGSIREILKHSQVEKATLVEIDGRVIETSKMYLPEISCSLEDPRLEIIVDDGIEHVRQNKNTYDMVIVDSTDPVGPAEGLFALDFYRNISESLTGEGLFVAQTESPFFNSDLIRNVFKSISSVFPVVRLYLACVPTYPGGMWSFTMGSKKYDPLKAEPVSLPDCRYYSPELHKAAFKLPPFVAELVKS
- the speB gene encoding agmatinase; amino-acid sequence: MFKRTASFMRSAEDLFSAGAVILGAPLDLTTTFRSGTRLGPESIRQVSESLEEYSPGLDRDLSDYKYYDTGDVILPQGLLEESLKRIKSAAGTFLRSKKFLLTLGGEHLISLPVIEAAHQIYPGLAVLHFDAHADFRDEYLGVRLSHATVMRRVAEVVGGGSVFQLGIRSGSRQEMKNARSQTNFYDGEIIPALKEIIPAVSQRPVYVTLDIDVIDPAYAPGTGAPEPCGCTPGEIIQALYLLKDMHVVGMDLVEVSPACDPSWRTSILAAKLVREAILLFTT